A stretch of the Desertibacillus haloalkaliphilus genome encodes the following:
- the thiC gene encoding phosphomethylpyrimidine synthase ThiC, translating to MKNQSTLTLSSTFPNSSKVYLEGSRKDIRVPVREIKLHPTDNNGQKEINQPFQVYDTSGPYTDPHYSVDVRKGLPTIRQQWILERENVEEYDGRNIKPEDNGFKTTQDKNEVEMFDTRQRKPLRAKKERNVTQLHYARQGMITPEMEFIAIREGLSPEFVRKEVAEGRAIIPVNINHPESEPMIIGRNFHTKINANIGNSAVSSSIEEEVEKMTWATRWGADTIMDLSTGKHIHTTREWIIRNSPVPIGTVPIYQALEKVNGVAEDLSWEVYRDTLIEQAEQGVDYFTIHAGVLLRYIPLTADRVTGIVSRGGSIMAAWCLAHHEENFLYTHFEDICDILKQYDIAFSLGDGLRPGSIADANDEAQFAELETLGELTKIAWKHDVQVMVEGPGHVPMHKIKENMDRQLDVCEEAPFYTLGPLTTDIAPGYDHITSAIGAAMIGWFGTAMLCYVTPKEHLGLPNKDDVREGVITYKIAAHAADLAKGHPNAQKRDDALSKARFEFRWYDQFNLSLDPEKALSFHDETLPAEGAKSAHFCSMCGPKFCSMRITQDIRNQAKEKGLKEDQLLKEELENKSKEFREKGSKIYQ from the coding sequence ATGAAAAATCAATCTACTCTTACCCTATCATCAACATTCCCCAATAGTTCAAAGGTGTATCTTGAAGGTTCAAGAAAGGACATTCGGGTGCCTGTACGCGAAATTAAACTTCACCCGACAGATAATAACGGTCAAAAAGAGATCAATCAGCCGTTTCAAGTCTATGATACAAGCGGTCCCTACACAGATCCTCATTATTCTGTAGACGTTCGCAAAGGACTTCCTACCATTCGTCAACAATGGATTTTAGAACGTGAAAATGTAGAAGAATATGATGGAAGAAATATTAAACCTGAAGATAACGGCTTTAAAACCACCCAAGACAAAAACGAGGTTGAAATGTTTGATACACGCCAACGAAAGCCTCTTCGTGCCAAAAAAGAAAGAAATGTTACACAACTCCATTATGCCCGCCAAGGAATGATTACCCCTGAAATGGAGTTTATCGCTATTCGTGAAGGCCTTTCCCCTGAATTTGTACGAAAAGAAGTTGCAGAGGGACGAGCCATTATTCCGGTAAACATCAACCATCCGGAAAGTGAACCGATGATTATTGGTCGCAATTTTCATACGAAAATTAATGCAAACATCGGAAATTCAGCTGTCAGCTCGTCGATTGAAGAAGAAGTTGAGAAGATGACATGGGCTACCCGTTGGGGGGCTGATACGATTATGGATCTGTCAACAGGAAAGCATATCCACACAACAAGAGAGTGGATCATTCGTAATTCTCCTGTACCGATTGGAACCGTACCTATTTATCAGGCGCTTGAAAAGGTAAATGGTGTTGCTGAAGACCTTTCTTGGGAAGTTTATCGTGATACATTAATTGAACAAGCTGAACAAGGGGTTGACTACTTTACAATTCACGCTGGTGTTCTGTTACGGTATATTCCACTTACTGCAGATCGTGTTACAGGTATCGTTTCTCGTGGCGGCTCGATTATGGCAGCATGGTGTCTCGCGCATCACGAAGAAAACTTTTTATACACTCATTTTGAAGACATTTGTGACATCTTAAAACAATATGATATTGCATTTTCTTTAGGAGATGGTCTTCGTCCTGGCTCCATTGCTGATGCTAACGACGAAGCACAATTTGCCGAATTAGAAACGCTCGGAGAGTTAACAAAAATTGCATGGAAACACGATGTTCAAGTGATGGTTGAAGGTCCAGGACATGTACCAATGCACAAAATTAAAGAAAACATGGATCGTCAGCTTGACGTATGCGAGGAAGCACCGTTCTATACATTAGGTCCATTAACGACAGATATTGCACCAGGCTATGACCATATTACATCAGCGATTGGTGCTGCCATGATTGGTTGGTTCGGAACAGCGATGCTTTGTTATGTGACACCAAAGGAACATCTAGGGTTACCGAACAAAGATGATGTCCGTGAAGGTGTGATCACCTACAAAATTGCCGCTCATGCCGCCGATTTAGCCAAGGGTCATCCGAATGCACAAAAGCGTGATGATGCCCTATCAAAAGCGCGGTTTGAGTTCCGCTGGTATGATCAATTTAATCTATCACTTGATCCTGAAAAAGCGTTGAGCTTCCATGATGAAACACTCCCTGCTGAAGGTGCAAAATCAGCCCACTTTTGCTCGATGTGTGGTCCGAAGTTTTGTAGCATGCGCATTACACAAGATATTCGTAACCAAGCAAAAGAAAAGGGTCTCAAGGAAGATCAACTTCTAAAAGAGGAACTTGAGAACAAATCTAAGGAATTCCGGGAAAAAGGCAGTAAAATCTACCAATAA